GCCAATTGTTGGGTCTTATCGGATTTCTTTTTAGTAAGTATACTAAAGCCTGAACCCCATTCCCAAGGCTTTATGGTAGCATTAGATTCGCTTTTATAGCCCACTTCTGTAAAAAGTATGGGTTTCTCATATTTTTCATGTACACCCTTTAATTCCAGTATATGTTTGTCCCATCCCTTTTCGATGGTCTCTAAATCCGGATTTTCCATTTTGGTCAAGGGAAAGTAAGCTTGTATCCCTATGTAATCTAACCTGTCCCAAAAGCCAACGTGCTCATACTCATCGTACCAGTTTGCGGCGTAGGTGAGTTCGCCCTTATAAATTTCCTTTATTTCATCAATAAGTCCGTTCCACTTTTCAGGTTGTCTTTTTATAGAGGTGCGCAGTTCGGTACCTACGCAGAATAGTTCCGTTTTTGTAAGCGCCGCAATTTTTGCATAGCGCATCATGTTTATCCGGTAAGATTCAAACCAAGCATCCCAATCTTCATTACTATCTAACGTAATATTACTCCGCCAACCACTACTCATCCACAAATGCGGTTTCAGATGTACTTTAAGTCCTTTTTTATGAAGCGTCCTTATCGTTTTTATGAAGCTAGAATCCCTTCTGGTAAAAGAATTGGGATCATCTGGAACATTAACTCGTTTTGTGGTTTCATCCTCTTGATAAAGAAAGGGAATTACTGCCACCCATTCTACATTGGCCTTGATAAGATCATCTATAACCTCGTTATTATCATGAGACCAGCCAAAAACACTCATGCCTCTTTGTTTTTGGTCTGCCTCATAAAGGTTATTAACGATTCCCTCAGTATTCATTACGGAATTATCCCACTGATAATCGTGCCACTCATAGGAATTGGCATAGATAAGTGTCTTAAAACCTAAGAAGGCTATCAGGATCGGAAGAATAAAACGGTAACCCAGTTGTCTGAGGAAGACCGATTTTGATTTAGATCGATAAAGTTTGATGAAATATTGAAGTGCCAATAGCAGTAAGCTGCACAAAAGAAAAACTACATGAAAACCGGTGAGGAAATTTTTATTCGCGGCAATGTTAAAAAAGAATAAGGCGCTATCGCCAAGGCTTCTATCTCCACGACTTAAAAGAATAGTAATGACAATGAAGCTAAGGAACCAAAGCACCGCATATACTACCAAGAATTGTTTGGTTTTACGACCCATTTATGCACTATTGGATTTGGTCATTGCACTAGCGACTGAAGCTGCTTGCGCATCTCGTTTATTTAATTCTTCAATGATTCTAGGGTGGTCATGCTCGCGTCCTTGAGATAATTTTTTCGCCGCCTGTATGTCCGTTATCCGTATTTTAAATCCGACAACACCTTTTATTTGGCGCATGGTTTTTGGGGACAGATTTTCAATGGCCACCGGACAAGCGGAATTTTTCTCGTACTTGTTCACCAGCTTATGCATGGAATCCAGAACGGCCGCCTCGTCTATAATTTTTAGGGTACCGTAGACATGAACCGCAATATAGTTCCACGTAGGAACTTCCTCTTCTTGGTACCAGGAGGAAGAGATATAGCTGTGCGGACCATTAAAAATACAAAGGACTTCGGTCTGTTCCGAAAATTGAGTCCACTGCGGGTTGGCTTTGGCGATGTGACTAACAAGAATATCGTTTCCATCCTTATCGGTATCCAATTCCAACGGAATATGGGTGGCCCATGGTTTTCCATCGACCTGACTTACCAAAATGCCAAAGCTGTTCCGCTCTAAAAACTCTTTGACTTCGGACAGGTTCTCGTTTCTATACTGCGTGGGTATGTACATAGTGTAAAATTAGGTAAAACATTTATAGAGCAAATATTCTTTTAAAACGAGGTAATAGCATGCCAGTTATAAAACTACCTTGTTCAAAATAAAAAAAAGATATGCCATTTATAACAAACGAGAAAGCAAAAGAATCCGTAGCTATTTTTTATGAAGATTACGGACAGGGACAACCAGTAATCCTAATCCACGGTTGGCCATTGAGCAGAAAATCATGGGAGCAGCAAGTATGGAAGATTGTTGAAGAGGGATACCGATGTATTTCGTACGATAGAAGAGGATTTGGAATATCTTCATCGCCTTGGGACGGTTACGATTATTCCTCTTTAGCAGGCGACTTACATACGCTGATTACCGAACTGGACCTAAAGGATGTTGTTCTAGTAGGGTTTTCCATGGGTGGAGGCGAGGTAGTGCGCTACTGTACGGATTTTGGTACGGAAAATATTGCGAAAGCGGCACTCATAAGTTCTATCATCCCTTTGGTAAAGAAGAAAGATGATAATCCAGATGGCGTGCCAATGCATGTTTTGGATAATATTAAAAGTGCCCTACAAAAGGACAGGGTCGGATTTTTAAAAAATTTCCACAAAGGTTTTTATAATTATGAGGATAATAAGAATAGGGTAAGCGAAGGCCAATTGGAATATGATTTTATAGTTGCCTCCCACGCATCTCCAAGAGCCACGATACAAGCTGCCTTGTCATGGATGCATACCGATTTTAGACCGGAGCTTAAAAACGTAGACGTGCCTACTTTAATAGTACATGGCGATGCAGACCAGACCGTTCCTATTGAAACATCAGG
This genomic window from Maribacter sp. MJ134 contains:
- a CDS encoding glycoside hydrolase family 113 — protein: MGRKTKQFLVVYAVLWFLSFIVITILLSRGDRSLGDSALFFFNIAANKNFLTGFHVVFLLCSLLLLALQYFIKLYRSKSKSVFLRQLGYRFILPILIAFLGFKTLIYANSYEWHDYQWDNSVMNTEGIVNNLYEADQKQRGMSVFGWSHDNNEVIDDLIKANVEWVAVIPFLYQEDETTKRVNVPDDPNSFTRRDSSFIKTIRTLHKKGLKVHLKPHLWMSSGWRSNITLDSNEDWDAWFESYRINMMRYAKIAALTKTELFCVGTELRTSIKRQPEKWNGLIDEIKEIYKGELTYAANWYDEYEHVGFWDRLDYIGIQAYFPLTKMENPDLETIEKGWDKHILELKGVHEKYEKPILFTEVGYKSESNATIKPWEWGSGFSILTKKKSDKTQQLAFEALFNKCWDQPWLAGIYIWEWNVRTTEESAATDLNFSPRFKPAENVIAKGFKNTVKRP
- a CDS encoding FMN-binding negative transcriptional regulator; translated protein: MYIPTQYRNENLSEVKEFLERNSFGILVSQVDGKPWATHIPLELDTDKDGNDILVSHIAKANPQWTQFSEQTEVLCIFNGPHSYISSSWYQEEEVPTWNYIAVHVYGTLKIIDEAAVLDSMHKLVNKYEKNSACPVAIENLSPKTMRQIKGVVGFKIRITDIQAAKKLSQGREHDHPRIIEELNKRDAQAASVASAMTKSNSA
- a CDS encoding alpha/beta fold hydrolase — translated: MPFITNEKAKESVAIFYEDYGQGQPVILIHGWPLSRKSWEQQVWKIVEEGYRCISYDRRGFGISSSPWDGYDYSSLAGDLHTLITELDLKDVVLVGFSMGGGEVVRYCTDFGTENIAKAALISSIIPLVKKKDDNPDGVPMHVLDNIKSALQKDRVGFLKNFHKGFYNYEDNKNRVSEGQLEYDFIVASHASPRATIQAALSWMHTDFRPELKNVDVPTLIVHGDADQTVPIETSGDLAAKGISKSTYEVIKGAPHGLNVTHADALNDILINFLKG